A segment of the Kwoniella shivajii chromosome 2, complete sequence genome:
AGTTTTAATTCGGGTATCCGGTCTCTCCCAAACCAAATAACAAAGCTCGGTCTCAGTTTTTCTCTCCACTTTTTCGGCATCCGTGAAGTTAGTAGTGTAGTTATATTTTACGCTTAAACGTCATACAAGCGGCCTTCGCCCGACAGTAACCATAATAATATAAATAATCAATAATAATTTAACTTATTTACTACCAAGCCCAGACCTTCCTTCCCATTTAAAGCCAAGACCAAGTCTCAAATCTCACGTACGAGTGATACTCTCTACACATCGAGTCGTCAGATTCCAATACCAACCAAAATCAGACTAATCCAACCTAAGGATCAGTTCAGATCATAATAATAATCAGCATCATTCATCAGAACCTTTATTTGCGCGTTTTAGAAAATCCGATTCGAGGTAAAACTGAAACTGCGGAAATCAAGTCTCTATTTAGAAAGTATGTATGTATGGACTTTGAGAAAATATCAACAGCACCACCACCCAGTAATACGAGACTGAAAACCTTTCTCGGGCACGGGGATCTTGTTACCTTTCTTGTCTGATACATCCCAACCTTAAAGCTCGATTACATAGGTTCACTCACATAGGACACACGAACCCCCATACACAACCCTCCCCCCAACCTCAATTCCAAAAGGAGAGGCAACACAAACGTATTCATACTCCACTCCTTTGAacctctccctctccctttcttcttcgtacAAAATCAAGTATTGTTCGCTGGATCGACAATCTCATATCTCACAACAATAACAGCAATACCATACGATCCACCACTTCTACTACTCACACCGCCGACACAGCATTCAACACCACCACAATGCCGTTCCTGGAATCATTTCCAAACTTCAAAGGTCTTACAAATAGTATGAACCCACTCAATTTCTTCACCAGTGAACAATCTCCTATCAACACCCCACCAACATCTGCAGAagctggacctggaccttCCACAGCTGCTAATCTGCAAGTTCGAAATTCAGCTTCGAATGTGGTCTCAACTGGATCACCCGACCCACTCGGTAAACCCATAACTTCCCCTCGTCAAACTTCCTTCTCTGACACTCCTACACCTATTCGACCTTCTCTCAAGCATACAAacacttccatttccacttctACATCTCCAAGTTCATCAGATTCAGGAGATAGCACGGCTAGACGTAGAGTCTCGGGAACAAATATATCTATCGCCGAACCTGAAATCTTTGAAAGGAGGAGAACACCTAAGAAAAGAGGTCCAAGACCACCAAGCGAAGCAAGTGGTATGACAAACGTCAGTGGCGTGGATAGTGAAggaaggatgagaaggaagaaaaagccCCTTGACGTGAGTTCATCCATATCCTGTCCATATCTCGCATTTACtgattcaacttcatcttcatttcagACTTACATCATCGTCAAACCTCCACCCACGTCTGCGAAGAACCCATTGAACCTTCAAATCCAACTTGTTGTCAAATCGAACAGACGAGGTCGATCTGCGTCAGGCATGTCAAGTCGTTCAAACTCACTGGCAGGAGAAGGATTAATCTCCTCAGCTTCAACATCACCAGCAGCTCAAGTTGTCGATCTCCCAGCAACAGAAGAATCAGACGATACCTCGGGTCAAGAGATCATGAACACACCTAGTACAGCACCGCTCACTTCACCCGCAGCCGAAAAAGGTTTACCAGCATCACCaaagtcatcatcaacagagTCGGACAACGGTAATGGCCTCaaaagatcttcttcacttaGATCAAGtatatcaacatcaacagctgCTACAGGTAGCAGTGCAGCATCGGGTAAAAGGATAGAGCCAATGTTCAATTTGGCCGTGCATAATGTAATGCAGCCTACCGTCGTGACAGATGCTGCAACAGATGTCAAAGTAGCCAAAGTGAGTTCAATTGGGTTTGGCAACTACTTTGGCAACTACATTGCTGATCGCCTTTAATTCTTTAGTTTCACAAACGTAACCTTGACATCTCTGGAGTCGGTATTCTCGAACCCTCAGAAGTCTGGGCTCCAGCAACCAGTTCCTCTAGTCCGTTTGCCCCGGCCACACGCACTTCCACAGAAGACGGCAGTGCACCTCGACAACGACCTCTATCAATGGTCTCTCTCACTTCACCAATATCACCTATCTTGAGTCGCTCAGACGACGGGAAGAACGGTATTCGGACCTCTTTAGATCTCAAAGGGTTCAAGTTCCAGAGCAAACCTGATGGACAAGAGAGCAAGACTCGTCAATTCTTTGGCAGagtattcaagaagaagacatcaaTGGGAGATCTTGGTGCGGGAAGAAAAAAGACCAGTCcctcagcttctttctcatctttcgATGCTCCACAAACAGCTATTTCCCCTTCCCAAGAATTCGCAGGCTCAGATACGCTGCATCCTAATATGGCCGTAGCAAAATTAGCTACCCCTAGTAATGGTGATATTGCCACTGCTGGAGTTGGGGCTCCTACATTTGGTACTGCGCCTTTGGTTATACGACGTCGATCATCAGGGGCCATGATAACCGCTGATGGAGCTGTAACCGGGCTCTCTTCTCATGTCGATCACGAACCTACAGCAATCCAGATGGAAAGATGCCAATCACTACCTATCATCCCTACCAATCGACCAATTGGATACACCTGGACTGTGAAGAAATGGGCCAAAAAGAACGAAGAAGGATGGGCAGCTCATCTCTTAGCAGCTGCCAATGCAGGATTGGAGATCGTAGGCGGGAGTGCTAGTACCGAAGATCAAAGTGAGGTCGTATTTGAATGGGTCAAATTGAAAGTACCTTCAAACGCTGCTGGCGATGAAATTCTAAGGAGATACTCCACCACAGGAGCGATCTCTAACTCTAGGGCGAGAAGTAAAACAAGGCCTGCATCTATCGCACCTTCCACAATCAACGCTGGTGTCACAAACCTGAATTCACCCAATCAATCTAGAACATCATTGACACTTCAATTaccaaaaggaaaagatggcTCATCTCCttatccaccatcatcacctaatccTAATCACTTTTCATCGAATCAAAACTCACCGCTCAACTCACCTAGATTAGATGGTAGACCCGAACCTGTCCGACgtatatcttcatcactctcacCATCTAGGAGACCTTCTTCCACAAACGTTGACCTTAATAACAACAGCAATGTGGATATTGAGACTGCAAGTACATTACAGGGTGAAGCATCCGCCGATGAAGGTATGGATTCCGATCCTGAAGATTCTGAAACACCTTGGACTTGTTCTGTCTGGGTTAAGAAAACTGGTCAAAGACAGTTATTGGGTACTCTGACACCCGCACCACATCATCCTAAAGTTGTAGGAATATTGAAAATCGCTCAATCGTTGGATGCAGTTTCGTTGACTGATGTTCAACCCAAATTCGGTCAACAGAATAAAGAAGCTGCGATGAAAAGAGTCAAAGACAACGTCGCTTTATCAGAAGAAAATCTGAAAGATGTTGTTTGTGTCACGGCGATGTGGTTGGTAGCGAGAGAAGAGTTCAATGGTTTGggtaagaagaaaggaagaagaggtacTCAGGGGTAGTTGGGACCTAGCACTATATATGTCCGGTATGCCCAACTGTGATAAGGGGTTTAACTTCGGCATGTTCGCACGATACTGTGTATGACACTTGTGTTACTTGTTGTACATGATTCCATATGCATATACAATGGATTTTTTGCTTCTTTCGATCGTTGTTTCGATTATTCGGGACGATTTAGCAGAGACGATTTCGCAGCGATTCGCAACATCAACTTTTTACCTGTAATTTCAGGCACTGCTGCATTTGAAACTCGTCAATAACATCGTCCATGGTTTGTTCGGCTTGATTACTCGTAGTTGTTCATTGCTGTTTCTCTACCCCTATCTATTACTCATTCAAGAGTTTTGCTTGCGCTTGTGCTTGTGCTGGATCGATCACTTTCAATGATTTTAGTGAGATGTCAATAGATATAAATTGGTCATTACTTTCCGAAGACCTTTCGTCGACACCCAATCCGAATCCAAATTCGAATCCAGGTActggtattggtattggtatcGGTTCAAATCCGAGTGAACCATCAGATATATTATCGACTTGTCTAATTTCGATATTGAACGAACAATTGAAATCGACACCTAGACCATCTTTCATAGGACCCATATCGATaacttcattctcatttggAAAGGAATCACCTGATATTGAGATTAAAGATATAAGGGATGTTTGGAGAGTCTTCGATCAAGGTGATGACGAAGCTGATTTCTTAattcaatcacaatcacaaccacaaccacaatcacaatcccAAACTCAACTTCAATCACAATCCCAAACTCAACTTGGAGAAGGAGCAAATGATAACAATCAAAGGATTCAAGAACGAGATAGACTCAGACATGACTacgaagaaaagagattaAGTCAGAAAGGCGTCGAAAGTGAattgaaaggagaagagaaatatgAAATCATAAATGCATTtcctcattcatcttctttatcggacgatgacgacgacaAGAACAACGAACAAGATGATGgggacgatgatgatggagtgGAGCAAGATGATACGTCAGAAAtagatgaaggagaacaagCAGAGAGTAATGGTTTAGTCAAAGACACAACTTCTAGAAAGAATGGATATGGTAATTATAACGATCATTCAAGACATCCTTCGATACAACCTCAACTCcaacttcaacctcaacctcgTACGCCAAGTAAAAGAAATGGATTAGGCAATTATGATGGAAATGTCAATATAACTCAAGCGACtccaagatcaacatcaaatccaaatccgatGTCATCACCTCCCATCTCAGGTACAGGAAGGTCATTCATaccatttcaccttccatTCGATCATATCACACCCAATAATTCTTTCACAGGTCAAGGTGTAGGTCTATTCTCACCTGGTTTGAATAAAAGATCAACTTCAATTGCAAGTTTCCCATTACGTCCTCCATCAATCATGTCTCAACGGAATCAACAGAGTTTGTCCGTACCCGTCTCAAATGGAAATATCAATGTGAAGCGGAGCAAACCAAAACCTACAAATCATGTAAACCAGAGTCAGAATCAAGTACAAACGAGAAATCCAAGAAGACCAAGAACACATACTAATTTAACTAGAGAGAGGAATCCGTCGTATCAAGAATTAGATGAGAATCattcaaatccacctcctaTATCACCACCTACCCATCCAAAAGATTTAGGTCTACCATCAAACTATCACTATCCTCCAAACCACAATAATCACAACAAAACtaaatcgaatttgaataatgcatcatcttctactacAACGGAAATACCATCACTTCAAATACATTTTCATTTATCGCATACATCAgatttgaatttggtttTATTGACTTCTTTACAAGTTAATTACCCATCAAATTTATTCATGTCATTGCCTCTAAAATTATCTATAACAGGTTTCACTCTACAAGGTGAAATCATATTAGCTTATTCAGGTGAAAAAAATAGATTACATATAACTATTCTTGATGACGAtaatcaatctcaatctcaatctcagtCTCAATCACAACAATCTTCAAACGGTTCACACCAAAACCAAGGAACGGGGATGGGAATGGGGATGGGATATAATTCTAGATCAAGTaatgaagataagaaatTACCTATTGGACAAAGATTATTGCCTAATTTACAAATCGAATCTGAAATCGGCCATTCAGATGCTCACGTATTGAGAAACGTAGGTAAAGTAGAAAGATTCATAGTGGACGTTATAAGGAAAACCCTTGTGGATGAATTGGTATTTCCCAATTTTCATACTATAGCTTTATAGTGAGAgtgaaaagagattgaacagagaggaaagggaagatgaactgTAAATACATCTCAATTTTATACCTCGCATCAACCATATACCCATTCTCGTTGATACACTAAAATGCATATTCTGTTATTGTCATTCCATCATAAATCCCAAAAGGAATCCATCTATATATTTGCTTATCTATGTTACTTTCTCACTTCTACtatctatatcttcttcacctagCTGCATCTAGCTGCATCTCACCCTTTAATCAACTTCCCAACCCACCAATAGGTTATCTATCAGTCTAGTTTTTCCCACCCGAATAGCACCCGCAAGTACGAATTGCCTTTTATCCCCTATTGGACCTCTGATAGGCTCAAAAGTATCTTTATCGAATATCTCAATATAGTCTAATTGCAATTCCGTTCCACCACCTTCTGACTCTTTTGTAAATGTGGATAAGATCCTTTCTTGTTCGTCTAGTATAACCCttgttgaagctgagatCAGATCTTCTCCTGTAATATCTCCACCTTCGGCCATGTATAATTCCCTCGCGGCACTGAGGGATCTGTATAAAACTGGTGAGACGTATAGctcagaaggtgaaagatatGCATTACGAGACGATAATGCTAAACCTGTTTCTGAACGTGTCGTTGGAAGTATATGCAAATTTGATGGTGTTGGATGTGACAGAAGCAGGTCTTTCACCACTTCAAGGTTTGAATGGCATCAGCTTTGGGCGCAAATTGTGCATTGCTACTGACAAGCAATGATTTGGGTAGAACATTGAGTGTAATACTCACATATTCTCAATAGTAGTGCTTGCTGTATGTCTTTTTGCCCGAAATACGCATGATCAGGCTATATATGAATGGCTCATTTAGCTTTTCCTCCTTGAAGACTGCGgcaaaactcacttccacAGCGTTGAAGATTTTGGTGCAGACGGTAGCTACACCTTTGAAGAATTGAGCTATAATGATGAGAGGTGGATGTGAGTAGACGAAGAAAGTTGAACCACATTCCGGAGGATAGCGACTCACGCCTCGAAGCACCTTCCATAACTTCTGCCCAGCCTTTCACATCCACTTCGACACCTTTGTGATTATTCAAATCTTGTAATTCCCCTTTGAGGGGATACATTACATCTGGGGTAGGAGCGAAGATTATCAACGGACTATTTATATTAACACCTTCAGATGAGGATACCGACTTcgaacttgaagatgaagatgatgaaggctGGGGTGATCTAAATGAATCGTGTTCCGATACACCTAGTCCACGCATTTGACGAGGACTCGCAAGAGGAGGTAATATAGATTGTAATAACGATAAATCACGTTCAAACGTTCGAggatatgatgaaagatcttCATGAGGTGCAAACTgttatcattcaatcatcaacaactACATGATTCAAATCAAGTGGGCAGAAATACTCACTTGCATAGGATTCACAAATAATGTCATTACGGTCAATGGATGTCTGGACAGTGAAGTACGAACTGATTTCAGTTGAGGCGATCGATCATTAGTCAGCTCGGTTTATCCAACGATGGAGCTTCCTATGGAGCTCACCGAGGTTCAAATGACCTTCGTGAAGTGCTCCCATCTGACAAGGATCAAAAAGCAAAGTCAGCTGagaatcaccttcttgcAACGGGA
Coding sequences within it:
- a CDS encoding pantoate-beta-alanine ligase, whose product is MLFSIRRASSSSASVVRGGIRKMIVRNISNGNGAPRISVIRTLGQLRRWRKEARDKGLEVGVVPTMGALHEGHLNLVRTSLSRHPLTVMTLFVNPMQFAPHEDLSSYPRTFERDLSLLQSILPPLASPRQMRGLGVSEHDSFRSPQPSSSSSSSSKSVSSSEGVNINSPLIIFAPTPDVMYPLKGELQDLNNHKGVEVDVKGWAEVMEGASRPQFFKGVATVCTKIFNAVEPDHAYFGQKDIQQALLLRILVKDLLLSHPTPSNLHILPTTRSETGLALSSRNAYLSPSELYVSPVLYRSLSAARELYMAEGGDITGEDLISASTRVILDEQERILSTFTKESEGGGTELQLDYIEIFDKDTFEPIRGPIGDKRQFVLAGAIRVGKTRLIDNLLVGWEVD